CGGGAAAGCAACTCGGCGTTCCTTTCGGGAAGCAAACTGCTACCCTGAGGACGTGAGCGATCCCAAGCCGTCCCCGGGGGTTCACCGGGCCGTCCTTCTTGGGACCGTCCACCTCTCCCGCCTCGAGGGCCGGGGGAGCTTGCGTCTAGAAGCAAACGGCCTATTCACCCTCAGAGCCAAGAGGAGGAAGGGGGTGAGGGTGGACGAGCCCGGCCTTTACCGGGTGGTCCTGTGGCCCCGCACAGATCGGGAGGGGTTCGTCGTCCAGGTGGTGGTGGCCCAGGCCGATCTCCTCTCCCCTGCCCCCGTGGGAACCACGCCCTTGAAGCCCCTGGTTTTCCACCTTCTGGGGAAGTGGCTGGGGGCGTGGGACGGGATCGGGCTGGTGGAGGTGGTGCCCAAGGACCCCTTAGAGGTGCGGCCCTTTGCGGTGCGGTTCCTGGTGAGGAGGCCCGAGGAGGCTCCCAGCCCGGGCGGGGTGGTCCGGGTGAAGGGAAGGGTGGAGCGGGGACGGCTGATTGGGGAGGTGGAGGCGGTCTCGGTTTCTTCCTTGGAAACGGAAGGCGAGCGGAAGATGATCCCCCTTAAGGATCCCAAGGAGATCCCCGAGCTGAGAACGGAGGAAGAGGCCCGGGCCTTCTGGGACACCCACGAGATCACCGAGGAGTTCCTGGAAAAGGCGGGGCCCGTACCCGAGGAAGAGCTTCCCCGGTAGGAAGGTCCACGCCTCCCGGGGCGAACCGTAGCGCTCACGGACCCGCCCGGAGCCTCACCGCCGCCCGGAAGGGGAGCTCCACCCCGTCCGGGGTGAGGGCCACTCCCTCCAGGGCCACCACCTGGCCGAAGGACAGGGAAGGGGGAAGGACGAATGCTCCGGTGAGGACCCACCCCTCTCTCCCCTGTTCCCCTTGGGAAGCAACCCCAGGACTCAAGAGGGTTTCCCCGCCCCAGGGCAGGCGCAGGCGGGCCTCCCGAAGGAGGGTGCGAGCCTCGAGGCGCACCTCCACACGCTCCCCGGGGGCGGGCCTAGGCGGGGTGAAGATGAAGCGGAAGAGGGGCCTCGAGGGGTCCACCCGAAGCTCCCTCTCCCCCTTTGCCTCCTCTCCTTCGGCGGTCGCCCGCACCAGGTAGGTTCCCCCCTCCAGATCAAAGGGCACCCGGAGGATGAACTCCACCTGTTCCCTTTGGGAAGCAACTGTCCCTAAGGGTTCGGCCACCACCACCTCCTGTTCCCTTCGGGTAAGTGCCACCCGCTTGGCCCCGGGAGCCCGTACCCGGAGGACCTCTCCCGGGGCCGCCGCCTCGGTGGGGGTCCCGTCCAGGGCGAAGAAGGCAAGGGTGAGGAGGGCCCCGGGCCTGGCCACCTCGAGGGGCTCCGGCTCAAAAAGGGGCCTAAGGACCGCCCTTTCCCCGTAGGCCAGCAAGACCTCCCTCGGGAAGGGTTCCTTCAGGCGAACCCCTTCTCCGGGAAGACCTCCGCCCGGTAGGTCCCCTCGGGGAGGAGGGCGCTCTCCCCACAGCGCACTTCGGCCCCCGTCCGCTCGCCCACCAGGCGCACCCGCCCCGCCCCCGCTTCACAAACCACCTCCACCCGGACCGCCCGGAGGGGAAGGAGGACCAGGCTGGCCTCGCCCCCTGGGGGAAGGCGCACCTCCCGCTCCTCTGGAAGGGCCAGGACCCCGGCCGGGGGGAGGGCGGAGACCCGGTAGGTCCCGGGAGGGAGGCGAAGGGCGAAGCGGCCCTCCCCGTCGGCGATGGCCCGGTAGCTCCCCACCCGGACCTCACCCCCCGGAAGGGTTTTCCCCTGGAGAAGCGCAAAGGAGGGGTAGAGGAGGCTCTGGAGCTCCGGAAGGTCCAGGGAAAAGGGAAGGGCGGCCCCGGCCCGGAAGGCGAGGCCCCTTAGGTACTCCCCCCGCAGGAAGACCTTCACGTCCTCCAGCTGTCCTTCCGCCTCCAAAAACCCCGAGGGGCTTCCCGAGAAAGGGTAGGACACGAGGCCCCGCAGGGCCACCTCCCCCAGTCGGGCATCACCTGCAAGGTAGAGCGAGGCATTGCTTCCCAC
This portion of the Thermus filiformis genome encodes:
- a CDS encoding BrnA antitoxin family protein, which codes for MSDPKPSPGVHRAVLLGTVHLSRLEGRGSLRLEANGLFTLRAKRRKGVRVDEPGLYRVVLWPRTDREGFVVQVVVAQADLLSPAPVGTTPLKPLVFHLLGKWLGAWDGIGLVEVVPKDPLEVRPFAVRFLVRRPEEAPSPGGVVRVKGRVERGRLIGEVEAVSVSSLETEGERKMIPLKDPKEIPELRTEEEARAFWDTHEITEEFLEKAGPVPEEELPR